Genomic DNA from Bacillota bacterium:
TTGCCGGAGCGGCCCGGCGGGCTGGCGGGCGCCCTCGACGAGTGGCTCGAGCTGCCGGACGACACGCTCCTCGACCTGCCCCGCCTGACGCTGATCGGTCAGGTGATGCTCGCCGTGGAGAACCACCGCGGTCTCGTCCGCTACGCCCCGGACGAGGTGCGCGTCGCCACCGGCGCCGGCCTCCTCCAGGTGCGCGGGGAGGAGCTGGTGGTGCGCAGGATGGACCGGGAGCGTCTGACCATCGCCGGGAGGATCGCCTCGCTCGCCTGGGAGGCGTCGCCCCCGCCGCCGCCCCGGGGACGCCGGGAGGCCGGTGCCGCCCGGGGCGGACGGCAGAGCGGCGGCAGGGGCGGCGCGCGCGGGGGGAGGGGCGGGGCGTGGGGCTGAGACTGGCGCTCTGGCTGCAGGGCTTCCTCCGGCTGACGCTGGCGGGCCGGCGGCCGGAACGGCTGGTCAACCGGCTGGCCGCCGAGGGCGTCGTCCTCTGGGGGCTCGGGCCGGCGCGGGAGGGGGAGGGGCTGGAGCTCCTCCTGCGCCTGGCCGACCTGGGGGCGCTCC
This window encodes:
- the yqfC gene encoding sporulation protein YqfC; translation: MPERPGGLAGALDEWLELPDDTLLDLPRLTLIGQVMLAVENHRGLVRYAPDEVRVATGAGLLQVRGEELVVRRMDRERLTIAGRIASLAWEASPPPPPRGRREAGAARGGRQSGGRGGARGGRGGAWG